From Ignavibacterium sp.:
AGTGATGGCTCAGCTCAACTGGATGTTAAACTTGAGGAAGAGTCTGTTTGGTTGACTCAAGCTCAAATGGTAATTCTTTTTCAAACTACCAAGCAAAATGTCAGTTTACATATCAATAATATCTTTAAAGAAGGTGAGCTTTCAGAGAAATCAGTTGTCAAGGAATACTTGACAACTGCTGCAGACGGTAAAAAATACAAAACCAAATACTATAATCTCGATGTGATAATCTCAGTCGGTTACAGAGTAAAATCCAAAAGAGGAACTCAGTTTAGAATTTGGGCGAATAATGTGATAAAGGAGTATCTTGTTAAGGGATATGCACTGAATGAGAAGAGATTAAAAGAACAAACAGAGAAAATAAAAGAACTCGAAAAAACTTTAGAAATATTTTCAAATGTTGTAGAGCATTATCAACTGAATCGAGATGAATTCTCCGGAATTCTAAAAATAGTTAAAGATTATACAAGAGCACTGGACCTTCTTGATGACTATGATCATCAAAGATTAAAAATTGAAAGGACCAGTAAAAATGAATTGTTTAGGATAGATTATGATTCTGCTAAAAAGGTAATTAAAAAGTTAAAAGAGAAATTTGGAGGCTCAAAACTTTTTGGAAAAGAAAAAGATCAATCCTT
This genomic window contains:
- a CDS encoding virulence protein RhuM/Fic/DOC family protein — its product is MKKFDAPRGEIVIYKASDGSAQLDVKLEEESVWLTQAQMVILFQTTKQNVSLHINNIFKEGELSEKSVVKEYLTTAADGKKYKTKYYNLDVIISVGYRVKSKRGTQFRIWANNVIKEYLVKGYALNEKRLKEQTEKIKELEKTLEIFSNVVEHYQLNRDEFSGILKIVKDYTRALDLLDDYDHQRLKIERTSKNELFRIDYDSAKKVIKKLKEKFGGSKLFGKEKDQSFRGTIGAIYQTFGKNEVYPSIEEKAAHLLYFTIKNHSFVDGNKRIAAALFLWFLEMNNYLYGKNGRKRIADNALVALCLLIAESNPKEKDVIVKVVVNLINKLN